The Gopherus evgoodei ecotype Sinaloan lineage chromosome 8, rGopEvg1_v1.p, whole genome shotgun sequence genome includes a region encoding these proteins:
- the LOC115656799 gene encoding vitamin D3 hydroxylase-associated protein-like gives MIPEKMRQLLPEVELDPSVISVVLCSSTVAFLVLKWMVKKLVQQRMREARRNRVRALGLMEEAVQQFKQKNPEVQASRILSLPLVELVKKLKEDSLSPESVLYTYMDKALEVNRDVNCVTDFIQECVHLLQEVKAQREKGLLYGVPISIKDSIGYEGHVSTCGLGQYLGYPEREDSVLVKVLKKQGAIPFVKTNISQCLINYDCSNLIFGQTVNPLNHKKSPGGSSGGEGALIAGGGSVLGFGTDIGGSIRLPSSFCGLCGLKPTGNRLRLSGSSSPLHVCSFTSVTGMVGPMARDVDSLALCMRALLCDNMFHLDPTVPPLPFNEEVYSSSTPLRIGYYDTDGYFLLPPCMRRAVHETRTLLQEAGHTLIPFVPPRIDYVMNELFMKGLFADGGAALLEKFELDSVDPNSCSQINCYRLPFLLKKILAFLTKPLFPRFSSYLNALCGVWSPKEFSELHAALMIYQQEFLSRWRNLDLDVILCPVLGPAFTLGYPGRLIAAVSSTMLYNVLNFPAGVVPVTTVTEADEENLKHYTGHYGDPWDRRLRQAVEGAMGLPVAVQCVALPWQEELCLRFMKEVERLAQGQKKQTEDNLQRGGAQADVTRDLQNDVHTEGQN, from the exons ATGATCCCTGAGAAGAtgcggcagctgctgccagaggtgGAGCTGGATCCCAGCGTTATCTCCGTCGTGCTCTGCAGCTCCACCGTGGCCTTCCTGGTGCTCAAGTGGATGGTGAAGAAGCTGGTGCAGCAGAGGATGCGGGAGGCAAGGAGGAACCGAGTGcgcgccctgggcctgatggaAGAAGCTGTCCAGCAGTTCAAACAAAAG AACCCAGAGGTACAGGCCAGTCGCATCCTCTCTCTGCCGCTTGTTGAGCTGGTCAAGAAACTGAAGGAAGATTCCCTGTCACCAGAGAGCGTCCTCTACACGTACATGGACAAG GCCTTAGAAGTGAACCGGGACGTGAACTGTGTGACAGATTTTATTCAAGAGTGTGTGCACCTGCTCCAGGAAGTGAAGGCGCAAAGGGAGAAAGGGTTGTTGTATGGAGTTCCCATCAGTATCAAGGATTCCATTGGATACGAG GGTCACGTCTCCACCTGTGGCTTGGGACAGTACCTTGGCTACCCGGAGCGAGAGGACAGCGTCTTAGTGAAGGTGCTGAAGAAGCAGGGGGCCATTCCGTTTGTGAAAACCAACATCTCCCAGTGCTTGATCAA CTACGACTGCAGCAACTTAATCTTTGGTCAGACGGTGAATCCGCTGaaccacaagaaaagccccggcggctcctccggAGGGGAAGGGGCGCTAATCGCCGGAGGAGGGTCCGTCCTGGGCTTTGGGACAGATATAGGTGGGAGCATCCGCCTGCCGTCCAGCTTCTGCGGGCTGTGCGGACTCAAGCCGACGGGCAACAGGCTGAG ACTCAGCGGGTCAAGTTCTCCA CTACATGTGTGTTCTTTTACTTCAGTTACAGGAATGGTCGGGCCAATGGCGAGGGACGTGGACAGCCTGGCTCTGTGCATGAGAGCGCTCCTGTGTGACAACATGTTCCACCTGGACCCCACTGTGCCACCCCTGCCTTTCAACGAGGAG GTGTACTCCAGTTCCACCCCTCTTCGGATCGGGTACTATGACACAGACGGCTATTTCCTGCTACCTCCTTGCATGAGACGGGCTGTGCATGAAACCAGGACGTTGCTGCAGGAGGCTGGACACACG CTGATCCCGTTCGTCCCCCCACGGATCGACTACGTCATGAACGAGCTCTTCATGAAGGGCCTGTTTGCCGATGGCGGTGCTGCTTTGCTTGAGAAATT TGAACTGGACAGTGTGGATCCCAACTCCTGCTCCCAGATCAATTGCTACAGACTCCCCTTTCTCCTGAAGAAGATTCTGGCTTTCCTCACCAAACCCCTG TTCCCTCGATTCTCCAGTTATTTGAATGCACTGTGTGGAGTGTG GTCGCCGAAAGAATTCTCGGAGCTGCATGCTGCATTGATG ATATACCAACAGGAATTCCTCTCCAGATGGAGAAACCTGGATCTGGATGTCATCCTGTGTCCTGTGTTAGGCCCTGCCTTCACCCTGGGGTATCCTGGGAGACTTATTG CTGCTGTTTCCTCTACCATGTTGTACAACGTCTTAAACTTCCCTGCTGGGGTTGTGCCGGTCACCACCGTTACGGAGGCTGATGAGGAAAATCTGAAGCATTACACAGGGCACTACGGTGACCCCTGGGATAGGAGATTGAGACAG GCTGTGGAAGGAGCCATGGGGCTGCCCGTGGCGGTGCAATGCGTGGCTCTGCCGTGGCAGGAGGAGCTGTGCCTTCGATTCATGAAGGAGGTGGAGAGACTGGCCCAGGGGCAGAAAAAGCAAACTGAGGATAACTTACAGCGTGGAGGAGCCCAGGCTGATGTGACAAGAGATCTGCAGAATGATGTGCATACAGAGGGGCAAA ATTAA